TGAACCGCTCCAGGCTTTGCCGTGAGTTGTGGCCGTTCATGGAACGCCTTGATACGTCTTTGCGCCGGCGGCGTCAATGGCTCGACGAACTGAGCGTTCCGTACTGGCGGCATGCTTCGGCCAGCGCGTCGATGTTGGCCAGCGGCACTTCCGGTTCCAGCACATGCGTGGGGGCCAGGATCAGCCCGCCGCGCTGCCCGTACTTTTCGACGCACTCGCGCACCCGCGCCCGCACGTCGTCGGGCGTGCCGAAGGGCATCGTCGATTGCGTGCCGATGCACCCGTGAAGCCCCAGCCGGTCGCCGAAACGGGCCTTGAGCGCGTCGGCGTCCACGCACTCGGGCTGCACCGGGTTGAGGAAGTCCAGCCCCGCGTCGAGCATCTGGCCGACAATGTCCGTGCAGTTGCCGTCGGTGTGGTACCCGATCGCGCAGCGGGAGTCGATCTCCTTGATCGCCTGCCAGCAGCGGCGCCAGCGACTCAGGATCAGCGTCCGCCAGGTGTCCATCGAGAACATCATGGACTTCTGGCTGGCCACGTCGTCGCCGCAGTAGATATAGTCCACGCCCGCCCGGGCGGCCCCGATGGCCGCGTGGTAATTCTGACGGAAGAACTTGTCCAGCAGACACTCCGCCCAGGCCGGCCGCTCAATCGTGTCCATCAGGAACTGCTCGTACCCGCGCACCTGCCAGGCGTTCTCATACATGTGCCCCAGGAAGATCATCACGCTGCGCCCGGCGGCGTGGGCAGCCGACACGGCGGCGATGGCAGGCTCCCAATCGTAAACGGCAGGGTCCTGTACCGGATAGTCTTCGATCTGCGCCAGGCTCGTGGCGTTGCGCAACGGCGAGATATATCCGGTGAAGTGGTAGAACTGCGCCGGCACTTCGGCCACGCCCAGATGGTTGATGCGCGTGCCCTGGGGCAGATCCTCGCCCTGCCAGTATCGACCAAAGTCGATCTTCGGCGGCTCCCCCACCACTTTGGGCCCCACCCATGCCGGCTGCCACATCCCGTAATGCCCGGCGACGTCGTCGGTGCCGACGTGCTGGGCCACCCGCCGGGCCAGGTCGGGCGTAAAGCCCATGCCGAAAGGAATCCACTCCGGCCGGCGGTGTTCGACGATCGCCCTGAAGTTCTCCAGTTCCGTCATCATGCTTCATCCATATTTAAGGCTAATTAGAATTCGCCGCCCAGATCGGGGCGCAAGACGGCGGGTTTTGTCGACGGCGCGGGGCGCGGCCGGGCCGCTTGACTGGCCGGCCGCGTCGCAGGCGGGGAAGGCTGCGATACCGGCGCCGGCGGTGCTTTGGCGGCGGCAAGAAGTTTCGCGTGCATGTCCGTGGCGTAGACGAGCAGGTTGGTCATGATCGCCACGGCTGAATCTTCACGGTACCCTCGCACGGCGCCGGAGGGATAGCCCAGCAGGCCCGAGGTGAGGTCTTCGCTGGAGTAGATGACCGCCGGTCTCGCCCGGCCTGTGGGGTCGCCGGGGATCGGCAGGGCGATGCATCGCAGGCGCTGGTCCTTTCGCTGGTCGGCGGGCAGGGCCTGGGCGAGTTCACGGCGGTAGTAGACGCGGGAGATCTGGGCCGGTCCCGTGAAGGGAATGTGCGAGGCCAGAGGCCCTCGCGGGGCACTCGCCAGCAGCGGCAGAAGCTGGCTCTCGAGGGCTTCGACGAATGCGGCGGAGCCTCCGGCGGCGTCGGCGATCAGCGTTCCGCCGCCGAGGAGGTAATTCTTGAGCGCCTGCGTTTGGGCGGGGTTGAGGCGGAAGTCGCCCGTGCCGCAGAGGCTGGCGACCGGGTGCGTGCGCGGGTCGAGGCGTTCGATGGGCAGCGGGCCCAGCACCTGCAGCTCGATATTGTGCCGCACGCCCATCAGCAGCGCCAGGCGGTTCCAGGCCATCGGCTCGGGGTCGTCGTTGCCGCTGTACGCCAGGCGCACGACGCTCAAGGTGCGGCGAGGCTTGAACGGTTTGGCCGCCGGCCACGGCGTGCTGCCGCGCGGGGGCAGGTTGCCTTTGTCGCTGGCGAGCATGTAGATGTTGCCCATGAGCTCGAAGACCGGGCGGTTGGCCTTGTCCGGACCCAACTCCAGCGCCAGCGACAATTCGCGCGGGGCGTGGACCGCCAGCGGTCGCACGCCGTTGGAGATGCCCCACAGGCCCGCTGTGTCGCCCAACGTGAAGTAGCCCGAGTAGACCGAGTGAGCCGCGGGCAACTGTCGCAGGGCAAGGTTGGGGAACATGCGGCCGTACGCCTCGTGCATGTCCAGCGTAAACGAGCCGCTGTTGCCGGCGGATTCCGAGACGATCAGCCCACCAGCCAAAACGTAGTCTCGCAGGCGGGCGATCTGCTCGTCGCTGAACTGCACGCGCCCGGCGCCGCTGATATAAAGGATGGGCGCGTCGAGCCAGGTGCGGTAGTCGCTGTCGACATCGACCACCTGCCACGCCAGCGGCCGCTCGAAGGTGTAGCCGATATACTGGCACAGCATGGCCGCGTCGCGCGGGCGCACGTTCCACTTGCCCTCGTAGCGCAGCTTGTTGACCAGCACCGGCTGATATCCCTGCGCCAGGGTGAGCATGGCCATAGCCGTGGGGACGGGTCCGTCGCCCCAACTGCCGTCGCTGTTCTGGCGGTCGAGCAGCTCCCGCAGCGAGTGGGCGTACCAGTCCTGTGCGGCGAACTGCTTTCGCCCGCAGGCCGCCCCGACGCGCGACAGCGCCAGCAGCCAGTCGTAGTAGTAGTTGGGCCCTTTGTGCGGATTGGCGTCGGGCTGGTAGTTCTTGTCCAGCCACCCCAAGGCCTCGGCGATAGGTTTGTACTCCGGAGTCAGCGGGCGCAGGTACTCCTGGCGGTGCAGCACGTCGAAGCAGGCGTACAGGCTGGCCAGACCCGCCGCCGTCATTGACCCGTACGTCTGCGGGCGCCCCGCCCCGCCGCGCACCACGTACCCCCAGCCGCCGTCGACCTGCTGCTGGCGCAGCCAATGACGCTCGACCTTCTGCCAGTAGTCCACCGGCACGCCCAGCCCGCGATGCTGCCCCGCCGCCACCGCCATCACGGCGGCCTGGCTGTTCGAATTATCATAAGCGGCGCTGTCTGCCGTCGCGGCGCCGTCCTTGCTCGTGTAGGTGTACGACCCGTCCGCGCCCGCCGCGGCGATCAACCACGCCACGTCCTTGGACAATTGCGGATGGGGCTCCTTGCCCTTGAGCTGCGCCAATGCGCACGCCCGCATGGCTACGGCGTATGTGCCGTTGAGCTCGGCGGCGGTCAGCCATTCCAGCGCCTCGCGCAGGGGCGAGGCCTTGGCGTCGGCCGCGGCGGAGAGCATCGCGTAGACGACGATGCCGGTCTTGCCCCCATGGCGCGGATTGCCCGGCGGGAACTCGTCCCTGCACATGCCCGTGGCGGAGATCTGCGAAGCGAGATAGGCGCTGCCCGCCGCCATCGCTCGATCGATCGCCCGTGGCGACAGAGGCGGCGCGACGTCGCCCTCGGCCGGCGAGGCGGCAAGAGCCAGCAGCATCAGGCAAGCAGCGGCACAGTCCATGACCATCCCTGGAAAGACAAATCCTGAACGACACATTCGAAATCCGAAATCCGAAATCCGAAACAAGAAGCAAACAACAAGAAGCTAAACAGCAAAGGCTCCCACCATAGCGATTCTTGTTCTTTTTGTTTCTTTTTGTCTTTTTTTCTTCTTAGTTGTTTGCCGTTTGCTTCGAATTTCGAAATTCGAATTTCGAATTTGTTTCTCACGGTCTCCAGATCACCTCGATCGCCGGGGTCTGCATCTGGCGCAGGGTCTCGACGCTCAGGGCGCGGCTTTGCGTTTGGCCGTCGGTCAGGACGGCCAGGAAGCTATGTCGCGGGACGTAGCGGACCACCCGGGGATTGCCCAGTCCGGCGGCCTTGGCGGCCTGGTCGTAGGCGTCGCGCTGGTAGCCGATCTTGTCGATCAATCCCAGTTCCATGGCGGCTGAAGCGCTGTAGATTTTTCCGTTGAAGGGTTCGATCTGGTCCTGCCCTTGCGTCTGGGCCTGTTGCGTGGCGGCGTCGGAAACTTCGATGGTCGGCTTTCGGGTCTTGAGGCGGTCGCCTCGCCCTTTCCGGACAACCTGCTCGAAGATCTCCTGCGTCTCATTGAGCAGCGACTGGATGTACCGCTGCTGGTATGGGGCGGGTTTTGACAGCGGGCTCAGGGCGTCTTTCCAGGCGGCCGCGTCCGACGACTTCATCACGATCGGCTCGACGCCGATCTTGTCCAGCGTGCCCTTGAAAACGAACCACGTGGCGATCACGCCGATGCTGCCCGTCATCGTCGTGCGCTCGGCCATGATGATGTCCGCCGGGGCCGACACGTAGTACCCGCCGCTGGCGGCCAGCGCCCCCATCGAGACGACGACCTTCTTGCCCTTGCCCTTGAGGCGCAGAATCATGTCGTGGATCTCGTCCGACGCCGCCACCGACCCGCCGGGCGTTTCGACGCGCAGGACGACGGCCTTGACGTCAGGCTCCTTGTCCAGAGCATTGGTGAATTTCTGGAACTGATCGGCCGCACTGTTGTCGATCACGCCGGAGATCTCATAGACGGCGATGGTCTGATCGGCGGCGCCTTCCTGCACGGTCGTCTTCACCAGACCGTACTGGCTCTGGGCGCCGGTCAGCATCAGGACCAGCCCCATGTTGATCAGCACCGACAGCAACAGCAGCGTCACCAGCACCGAGACGAATATCCACACGCCCACGCGGCGGCGGGGCCTGGGGGCAGCGGCCGGTTGCGGCGGCGGGTACGAGTTCGATTCCGTCATGGTCAGGCTCCCTTCAACATGTAAAGCCGGCGCATAGCGCGGCGGCTGGCATGGATCGTTACATGATTCTAGTCGGGATGAGCGCTAATGCAACCTATCATCCTCAGCGTGCCCTGGTGGCAGGGCAACCCTGTGCCGTCGCGGGAGGGCCAACCCCGGTGCCGTGGCGGGAGGGCGAAGCCCGACAACCACGATCTCGCGGCGCAAGGTTCCGGGATCGTGGCTCTCCGGCCTTCGGCCTGCGCGCCACGGCACCCTCCTTCGGCCCTGCGCGCGCCATGGCGTCTGGAGTCGAACCTGCGGTCAGATCTCCACCGGTTCGCAGAGGTTTTCGGCGCTGGCGGCGGCGCGGCCGCACACGTGGCAGATGAACCGGGCGTCCTTGGAATATTTCGCCACTTCGGTCATCTGCCGGCGGCTGACCAGTTCGCACATGTGGTTCTCGTGTCCGGGATGTTCCTCAACGCCCATGGGATTTTGTGTCGGCTGATTCTTCGGCATGGTCTCTCCCTTTGTTGCCAGACAGGCGGCACCCTTCGGCCGCGACGTGAAATGATAGCCGGCATGGGGAGAGAAAGTTGTGAGTTGTGAGTTTCTCGCTCACCACTCACAACTCACCACTCACCACGATTCTCATCACCAGGCGATCTTGATCACGTCGACATTGTCGCTGCGCAGGGCGGCGGGCAGATCGATGGTCAATTCGCCGGCCTTGAAGGACGTCTTGAGCTTCTTGCCCGTGGCCAGCATGGTCACGGCAGCGGGTTTTCCGGCGCCGCTGATGCGCGGGGCATCGCTGAAGTCGGCAGGCACGTGGACGTACCAGACGTTCTGCCCCTGGCGGGTGGTCACGGGCAGGTTGGACTGCTGGGGGAACGGTCCGCGCCCGGTGCCGAAGACGGATTCCTTATTCTTGTCCATCCAGGCCTTCAGCTCGCCCATGCGGCGGTAGTAGACCTCGGGCAGCTCGCCGTGGCGGTTGGGGGCCACGTTGAGCAGGTAGTTGCCGCCCCAGCACCGCGTGTGCGTGAAGCGGCTCAGCATGCGGCGCAGCGGCCAGTACGTTTCGTCATGGTACGTGTAGCCCCACGGACCGATGTTCCAGCGTTCGCACAGTTCCCACCAGTCCGGCGGCGGGACCGAGCCCATGCCGCACTCCCAGGTGTCGAAGTCGCCGTAACCGTGCATCCGCGGGTCGATCACCATCCCCGGCTGCATCGCCCGCAGTTCGTCCATGGAAATCACGTTAGGTCCGCCGTCGAACCACAGCAGGTCGACCTTACCGTACCAGGTCAGCAGTTCCTTGATCTGCCCGCGGATATGCGCGGCATTCTTTTCCTTCCATTCCGGCGGCTCGGGCGGAATCTCGCGCGGCTCGTGGTTCATCCCGCCGGTCTTCTCCGGGTCGCTGGCGCAGCCGAACGACATGTACTCGCGGTTGAAGTAGAAGTCCGGCGGCGAGTAGTACAGCCCGACCTTGAGCCCGAGCTTGCGGCAGGCGGCTACGTACGGGGCCACCAGGTCGCGCCCGCCCATGTAGACGCGCGTGCCCATCTCGCCGAACTGGCTGGGCCAGAGCGTATAGCCGTCGTGGTGCTTGGTCGTCAGCACCGCATAGGTGAAGCCCGCGTCCTTGGCCGCGGCCAGCCACTTCTCCGGATCGTAGTTGTCCGGGTAGAACTTTTTGGCCAGGGCGTAGTACTCGGCGGGGGTGATCTTGTTGCGATTCTTGAGCCCGCGGTCCCAGGACGTGTTGGCGATCATGCCCCAGGAAATATCCGCATCGCCGGCGCAACTGTTGATGCCCCAGTGCATGAACAGGCCCAGACGCCCCTCGCCGAACCACTGCGCGTCGGGGTGCGTGGTGCGCTGAAACGTCCCGCCGCCATACTGCTGGGGGATCTGGATGATACGATGCTGTTCGCTGGCGGTACTGCTGTTGGCACACATGCGTCTATGTTCTCCAGTTCGCGTTCGGGGACAGGGACGGGGAGAGCGGGATTAAGGGGATTAGAAACGGATTAAGAGGATTGGGAGAAAAGAAACAACCGACGACGAGGACGAGGACGACGACGAGGACGATTCATCTGCTTCGGTCGCCCGTTTCCCTGTCTCTAAGCTCTTAATCCTCTTAATCCTTTTAATCCGCGTAATCCCGCACTCCCCGTCTTCTTTTCTTTCCAATCCTCTTAATCACACACCACTCATCACTCGCTGAACGGCCCACGCTGCAGGCCGTGAACGTCTACCATGCCCTGGCGGGCCCAGCGGATCCAACTTTCAATCTCGTCGCCCGGCGGGGCCAGGCGGCGGTAGTCGGCCTCCATCGCGTCCAGGTCGTACGCCACGCGGTGGAAGCTGAAGCGGCCGTCCTGCATCAGCATGCACTGCGCTCGCGGATCGCCGTCGCGCGGCTGACCGACCGTCCCGACATTCACCAGCGTCTTGCCGCCCGACTCGACGAGCATAGCCGTATGCGAGTGGCCGCACAAGACCACGTCCTGTTCGATCGACGCCAGCAGCGTATCAAACACCGCCTGGGCCGTCGCGGCGGTGAAATATGCCTTCTGCCCCGGAACGTCGTGCGTGAGCAGATACCGCGTGCCGTTGAGCGCGATTTCCATCTGCGCCGGCAGGGCCGCCAGATATGCCTGTTCGCCGGCTGTGATCGACCCGCCGTAACACTGCAGATCGTGGTTGCCGCGGATGATCTTGCTGCAGCGCCGCCGAACCAGCTCAAGACACTGGCTGGGCTGCCAGCCGTACGAAATCACGTCGCCCAGAAACCAGGTTTCGTCCACGTCGGCAAAGGCGTCGAGGACGGCCCGGAGGGCGTGGTAGTTGGCGTGGATGTCGGCGATCAGGAGGATCTTCATGGCTCGTGTTTGCGACACAAAGACACAGAGAAAACGGAAGGTGGGGTGGAAGGAGCGAGGGCTTTCTCTGTGTGTCCTGTCGTCTTTCTCTATCTCTGTTTTCTCTGCGTTTCTGTGTCGCCTGTCTTGCTTTGGAAGTACTCCAACTGCCTGGGCAGGTTTTCCGCCCAGAACTGGGCGTTGTGTTTACCCGCAAGCACCTGCCACTGGTGCGGCACCGACGCGGCCTCCAGGGCGGCGTGGGCGGCGTTGTTTTCTTTTTCGAACAGGCCGTCCTGCTGCCCGCACAGCAGCGAGAGCACCAGGCCCTTGCGCTTGGCCAGTTCCGCGATCTGCTGCTGCGCAAACAGCGCCGGGCGACCGCCGGCCGGACCCATCGCCGCCGTCAGCCCCCACGTGCGGTCGATCTTGCCTCTCCATCGCGCCGGCGTGATGCAGGCGCTGAGCCCGCCGACAGCCGAGAACAGTTCCGGATGCCCCAGCCCGATCCGCAGAGCGCCCCACCCGCCCATCGAGTTGCCGCTGATCCAGTGCCCGCCGTCGCTGATGCGATAGCCCTGCTTTTTCAGCGAGGCAATGAGCTCCCCGGTCACGAACGTCTCGGCAAAGTTCGTCCCGCCATAGTCGACCCACCACGAATTGGCTCCGGCCGTGGCGGCGATGATGATTCGCTGATACTTGTCCGCCAGCGGCGCCAGCGGGAGCATCTTGGGCCAGTCGGTGTGATCGCCCCCGACGCCGTGCAGCAGCACGATAAGGCCGTACGCCTTGGCGCTCTTGGCATATTCTGACGGCAAGACCACTGTAGCCGAAAAGTCCTTCTTGAACGAGTCGCTGTGGATCGTGACGACGCGGGAGGCGTCACTTTGGAGTGCGGCAGCCTCAGATGCCGCTTTGGAAGTTGTTGGGAATCGAGAAACTCCCAAAGCGGCAGCTAAGGCTGCCGCACTCCATAGAGTCGCACTCCAGAAGGCTCGCCGCGCGCCGGCCATCAGCTTACCTCCTCGGCCTGCCTGAGCCGCACGATCTGCGTGCAATCCTGGCGGGTCTTGCGAAAGGCCGTCGGGCTCAGCCCGTGTCGTTCCTTGAAGGCGTTGCTGAAGGCAAACGGCGAATCGTAGCCGACCAGCTTGGCGACGGTCTCGACGGAATGGTCGCGGGCCATCAGCAGATTGGCCGCGCGGCGCATCCGCAGATAGGCCAGGTACGCCTGGGGATACGTGCCGGTCTCTTCGTGGCACAACCGCCCCAGGTGGCGCTCGGAGACGTTGATGAATTCCGCCATCCGCTCGACGGTCCAGGGCTGACCGACGTCGGCCTCGATGGCGGCCCAGAGTTCGCCCAGCCGGCGAGGCTTGGGCGGGCTGTGGATCAGGCAGCGGCTTTCGGCGTCGATCAGGGCGACCATGTGCTCCAGCACGCTGGTGTCCGCCCTCACCGACAACTCGCGGAAGAGGTTCTCGACGGCCATGTGCAGCCCGGTCACGTCGGCGGGATACAGCGTGGGGGTGGGCATGCTTTCGAGCATGTTCTCGTCGGCGCCCTGGGAATACATCACCGCGCAGAGCTGCCAGCGGTATCCCTTGAGCCCGCGGACGGCCACTTCACATCCGGGGCGGCAGACGAAGACGGTGTTCTTCTCGGCCACCTGCCACTGCCCGTCGATGTAGAAGCGCCCGCGACCGCCGAAGGTGACGATCACCTGCGCGCAGGGATGGCTGCGGGCGTACGACCAGCAGTCGGGGGTCCAGACGTGCTGGCCGACAAAGGTGATCGCCGGACGCTGCAGATGCACCAGTTCCGAGCAGTGGATCGCCCGATCACTGGCGCCGCGCCCGACATAGTGCCCTTCGAGCCAACTGAACTCCATCGGCTTCTTTGTTGTCTTAGCCATGATTTTTGCCGTGATTAGAGGGGATGTTTCTTGCCGTGATCCGCGATTATATCGTCGCCCTGCGAAAGATACCAGTAGCGCGTAATCTGTAACCCGTAATCAGTCGGAGCAGCCCGGACCGTTTACCGATCCCGATTACTTAGTGCTGCGATAGTGCGCCGGGCTCATCCCCCGATGGCGCTTGAAGGCCTTGGAGAACGCGAACGCGTCTTCGTACCCGACCATGCGAGCGACGTGGTCGATGGTGTGATCGCCGTCGAGCAGTCCAACCGCCCGGTTCATTCGCAGCCTCGTCACGTAGTGCATGGGACTGGTGAGGGCTTCCTGGCGGCAAAGCAACCACAGGTGGTGTTCGGACATGTTAGCCAGCCCCGCCAGGTCGGCCATCGTCCACGCCCGTGCCAGGTCGGCCTCGACCTGCTGCCACAGACCCGTCAGGCGCAGCGGCGGACCGGGGTCGCCGATCAGGCGCCGCGCCTGCGCGTCGATCAGCGTCAACCAGGCATCCATCACGTCGCCGCTGGCGGGGCCGACAAACTCGCGGTGCAGACCCTGGATGGCCGACCGTAGCGGTTCAGCCTCGGCGTGAACAATTCCCGCCGCCGGAACCTGCGACAGAAACGCCGCCCGGTGCTCAGGATAGTACAGCACGATAGCCTGGTGCCAGCGATGATTCGGCCGGCCGCGCTGACCGGCGGCCTGTCCGGGGCGGCCCAGAAAGACGTCATTGGTCTTCATCGTCCGCCATTGTCCGTCGATCCAGCGCTGCCCCTGGCCGCCGAAGGTCGCCAGGATGTCATAACACGTCGTGGCGGAGATGTCGGCAAAGTCGCTGCTGTAGTCTGCCAGGGCTAACCAGTAGATGCCCCAGCGGTTCTTCATGATGGGCAATTGGGAACTATGCACGGAGACGACGCGAGTCGACTCGCCCGGTACCAGGCAGTCCGGCCCCGGTCCGCTTACATCATTCTTGGACATGTTACCTCGCAGTCCGTTCGCAACCGCAACGCGCGTGGCGATAATAAGCTCTTGTTCTCCATACTGAAAGAACAATCCGTCTAGGCGCGGCCAGAGTGGCACCGACATCAAGCCGCGGATCGTGCTAATATCATTTTCAGACATGAACTCGTCAGTTTCAACCATTCCACTTTTTGGCCGTTTGGCGTATCTTTTGTCTCGTTCAAGCGGCCCCGGGGAGAAACTGGGACGGCTTGACGCCTTTTTTTGATCTGAGTTCGTTCCGGTCAGTCTTCAGGAAGATTACGCTGCCCAACAGAGGGGGCAGCGTCTATCCAGCATCTGCACGGAGCAGTCCTGGCGCGCCGCCAAAGCCGCCTTGACGAATCTGGGATTCGGCCGCGGCCGAAGAAAGGAGATCATCGCAAGTCGCGTTGCGGGAACCTTAGAGGAAGGTTCACAACGGAGCATAGGAAGGCAGGGATGCCTCAGGAGAATCGGCAAACCAACTTTTACGCACAGGAGAATCACGTGAAACGCACCATTACAGCAGTTCTGGCACTGGGGCTTATCATGACTCTGGCCGGCGTCGCACAGGCGGCAGTCGGCGACATCCTCAGCTCCGCGGGGTGGACGACCCGCGAAGGAGTCACATCCGGATGGCCCTCCAATACGGGCATTAAGGCCATCAACGGCGATGGGCTCAACGGCCTGTATCACGACCCGGGGATCTATGACAACTGGGGTCCGGTCTGGTTCACTCAGATCAATGAGGGCAACCAGTGGATCAATACGTTCTCACCGGGACGAATTTGGTTGATGGTGGACATGCAGGAAGTCCAGACCATCGGCACGATCAACGTCTGGAACTTCGGCGATCCGGCCAGCCACCCCGCGGGCTTCAACCTCGGCGCCAAGAACGTGGACATCTACTACGCCGGCGATGGCGCGACTCTTCCGACCGCCGGAGCGTACCTCGCGCTGGACGGGACGTGGACCACCCTGATGAATGTGGACCTGAACCCCGCGCCAACGAACGGGGCGCCCTCCCTCATGAGCGACTCCCTCGACGTGACCGACTTCGACGCCCGGTATGTGATCTTCGCGATCAACAGCCGCTTCGGGTCCAACGACTACAGCGAAAACAGCGTCGCCATCGCCGAGATCCAGTTCCTCCAAGGCGCCGTCGGCGACATCCCCGAGCCGGCGACCATGAGCCTGCTGGCCATCGGCTCCCTGGCGGCGGTGATCCGCCGTCGCAGGTGACGGACCGGCAGCGATGCCTTTTGGGGGCTCTGGGCCCAGCCCCATAGCCGCATCGCTGGGTGCCGTGGCGACCGGCTGCAAGGCGCCCGCCACGATCCCCGACGCCGGTGTGGCATTTTGTAAACCTTGGAGTTCAGGGAGCGTGGCTCTCCGGGCCTGCGGGCCTGCGGGCCACGGCACCCACCCATTCGCGGCGCAGCCTTTATTTTCGCGGCTCGAACGTGCGCTCGTCGATCACGTTGCCGTTGAGGTCGTAGGTTTTCATCTCGCACTTGTCGGCCGTCACCTCAAAGATGCAGTAGCACAGGCTGGCGTAGAACTTTTTGGAGTACGGGTTGTATTTCTCCGGATTCCTCGCCTGCCCGCGCAGCGGCGCGCCGGCGGCCCCGCTGGTGATCGAGGTGATGCCCTTGTCAGCGGGCAGTTCGCTGCGCTCGTAGTTGTGGTCGTGCCCGACGATCATGGCGGTGGCTTTGTACTTGGCCAGCAGCGGCAGGATGACGTTGCGGCTGGCCAGCATGGGCACTTCCGGGTACTTGGCGTGCGACCCGCTTGTCCATCCGGGGTAGTGCGACATCAGGAAGATAAACTTGGCCTTGGAGTCCTTCAGCACGCCCTCGAGCCACTTGGTATTGTCGTTGTCCGCCGTCCAGGCCTGCGTGCCGTCGATGCCGATCAGCAGCGTCTGTCCGATCTGCTGGTGCCAGTTCTTGGCCCGCCCGTCGCCGCCGGGGGTGTAGAACAATTCCGGATACGCCGGGCAGTTGTTCTCGTGGTTGCCGATCACCGGGTACGTCGGCACGAACGTCATGAGGTTCTTGGCCGGAGCGAAAAACTCGCGGTCCCAGATCTCATCGCTGCCGCCGCTGGTGACCATGTCGCCGCTGAAGAGCATCAGGTCGGGCTTGGACTTGGCGATCGCACCCGCCACGGCCGCCCAACGCTCCACGTGCGTACGGCAGTCGCCGGTGGCGGCAAAGCGGAAGCTCTGCCCGTCGCTGGCCGGAACGGTCACGGTGAACGGACCAGCCGACGCGGACGCCTTGCCCGACGTCGCCACGGCGGTATACGTGAAGCTCTTGGTCCCGGCCGCCAGCGGAATCTGCAGGCGGTGATAGAACCCGCGCTGGCTCGAGGCGGTCGTCTCCTTGCCCGCGTCGCTCTTGGCCGTCACGGTGACAACGGCCGACAGCGTCGTGCGGCAGATCACCGTGAACGAGTCGGGGCTGATCGCCCCCAGCGCCGGACCGGTGCGGATCGCCATCGCCTCGGGCGCCAGCAGTTCCACGCGCGCTGCGATCTTGGCCGCGTCGGTCTTGGCGTCGCCCGCGGCCGTCACCACGATCACGTTCTCGCCCTTGACGAGGTACTTGGCCGGATCGAGGGGAATGGCCGCGTACGAGATCTTGGCGATGGGCCCCTCGACAAGCTTTCCGTT
This Planctomycetaceae bacterium DNA region includes the following protein-coding sequences:
- a CDS encoding AraC family transcriptional regulator; this encodes MAKTTKKPMEFSWLEGHYVGRGASDRAIHCSELVHLQRPAITFVGQHVWTPDCWSYARSHPCAQVIVTFGGRGRFYIDGQWQVAEKNTVFVCRPGCEVAVRGLKGYRWQLCAVMYSQGADENMLESMPTPTLYPADVTGLHMAVENLFRELSVRADTSVLEHMVALIDAESRCLIHSPPKPRRLGELWAAIEADVGQPWTVERMAEFINVSERHLGRLCHEETGTYPQAYLAYLRMRRAANLLMARDHSVETVAKLVGYDSPFAFSNAFKERHGLSPTAFRKTRQDCTQIVRLRQAEEVS
- a CDS encoding helix-turn-helix transcriptional regulator, producing MSKNDVSGPGPDCLVPGESTRVVSVHSSQLPIMKNRWGIYWLALADYSSDFADISATTCYDILATFGGQGQRWIDGQWRTMKTNDVFLGRPGQAAGQRGRPNHRWHQAIVLYYPEHRAAFLSQVPAAGIVHAEAEPLRSAIQGLHREFVGPASGDVMDAWLTLIDAQARRLIGDPGPPLRLTGLWQQVEADLARAWTMADLAGLANMSEHHLWLLCRQEALTSPMHYVTRLRMNRAVGLLDGDHTIDHVARMVGYEDAFAFSKAFKRHRGMSPAHYRSTK
- a CDS encoding PEP-CTERM sorting domain-containing protein; amino-acid sequence: MKRTITAVLALGLIMTLAGVAQAAVGDILSSAGWTTREGVTSGWPSNTGIKAINGDGLNGLYHDPGIYDNWGPVWFTQINEGNQWINTFSPGRIWLMVDMQEVQTIGTINVWNFGDPASHPAGFNLGAKNVDIYYAGDGATLPTAGAYLALDGTWTTLMNVDLNPAPTNGAPSLMSDSLDVTDFDARYVIFAINSRFGSNDYSENSVAIAEIQFLQGAVGDIPEPATMSLLAIGSLAAVIRRRR
- a CDS encoding metallophosphoesterase family protein, producing MIMHKPLSWFICSVITVVMLAAAAQGQSGDAKNVLTGAAWTTAAGEAGTVTAKAVFTVADLSAVGGLAVAPGAGQKTCTINGKLVEGPIAKISYAAIPLDPAKYLVKGENVIVVTAAGDAKTDAAKIAARVELLAPEAMAIRTGPALGAISPDSFTVICRTTLSAVVTVTAKSDAGKETTASSQRGFYHRLQIPLAAGTKSFTYTAVATSGKASASAGPFTVTVPASDGQSFRFAATGDCRTHVERWAAVAGAIAKSKPDLMLFSGDMVTSGGSDEIWDREFFAPAKNLMTFVPTYPVIGNHENNCPAYPELFYTPGGDGRAKNWHQQIGQTLLIGIDGTQAWTADNDNTKWLEGVLKDSKAKFIFLMSHYPGWTSGSHAKYPEVPMLASRNVILPLLAKYKATAMIVGHDHNYERSELPADKGITSITSGAAGAPLRGQARNPEKYNPYSKKFYASLCYCIFEVTADKCEMKTYDLNGNVIDERTFEPRK